A single window of Drosophila suzukii chromosome 3, CBGP_Dsuzu_IsoJpt1.0, whole genome shotgun sequence DNA harbors:
- the LOC108006637 gene encoding uncharacterized protein: MKVLILAVCSLALVAADVSHLFGHDHHDHHDHPGYNYDPPSIPFDLPTPAPAYLPPEPVTVRVAPVTLPPPVYLPPATVKPVVPIVRTPQPAYLPPPPPVVKVNPPKPAYLPPPPPVVKVNPPKPAYLPPPPPVVKVNPPKPAYLPPPPPVVKVNPPKSAYLPPPPPVVKVNPPKPAYLPPPPPVVKVNPPKPAYLPPAPVVEEPRYVAPVVVPTFKIPIPSYAAPLEEPVSTYLPPQEIVEPKDDGYHYDPPAEPFLF; this comes from the exons ATG AAAGTCCTTATCCTGGCTGTTTGCAGCTTGGCTCTGGTAGCCGCCGATGTCTCACATTTGTTCGGTCATGATCACCATGATCACCACGATCATCCTGGCTACAACTATGACCCACCGAGCATTCCCTTCGACCTGCCCACTCCGGCTCCGGCTTATCTGCCCCCAGAACCTGTGACAGTTCGTGTGGCTCCGGTGACCCTGCCACCTCCAGTTTATCTGCCTCCTGCGACGGTGAAGCCAGTGGTTCCGATTGTCAGGACCCCGCAGCCAGCTTACCTGCCTCCTCCACCACCAGTTGTGAAGGTCAACCCTCCCAAGCCCGCCTATCTGCCTCCTCCACCACCAGTGGTGAAGGTCAACCCACCGAAGCCCGCGTATCTGCCTCCTCCACCACCAGTGGTCAAGGTCAACCCACCCAAGCCCGCTTATCTGCCACCCCCACCACCCGTTGTGAAGGTCAACCCACCTAAGTCTGCCTATTTGCCACCTCCTCCACCAGTGGTCAAGGTCAACCCACCGAAGCCCGCCTATCTGCCTCCTCCACCACCTGTGGTCAAGGTCAACCCACCCAAGCCCGCATATCTGCCTCCTGCACCCGTGGTGGAGGAGCCCCGCTATGTGGCACCTGTCGTAGTGCCCACCTTCAAGATCCCCATCCCATCGTACGCCGCTCCCCTGGAGGAACCCGTCAGCACCTATCTGCCGCCCCAGGAGATCGTGGAGCCAAAGGATGATGGATACCACTACGATCCCCCAGCCGAGCCGTTCCTTTTCTAA
- the LOC108020193 gene encoding uncharacterized protein, translating into MRPVLILVALAGFGLCVRADVSHLYGGGHHDHGYERDHHHHHDYDHDHDHHHYDAHSHSHHDLSHDHRDLHIDRHYQPDHHHHHHHQAKSAVSGGYSYGAPEKPRQKYLPPKVALPPPPPPPPKATYLPPSKPEVKYLPPEPVAKYLPPKVAPILPPPPPPPVVAPKPTYLPPSQPETKYLPPPTPEVQYLPPAPVARYLPPKVAPSLPPPPPPPPVAPKKAYLPPAEPEIKYLPPSKPVEKYLPPAKPVEKYLPPQPEVDFHIPIPSYALPLGPEPSPIQDADPGYHYKQPLRRFRQ; encoded by the exons ATG AGACCCGTGCTGATCCTTGTGGCCCTGGCAGGCTTTGGCCTCTGCGTCCGGGCAGATGTCTCCCACCTGTACGGAGGTGGTCACCATGATCACGGCTATGAACGTGATCATCATCACCACCACGATTACGATCACGACCACGATCACCACCACTACGATGCGCACTCCCACAGTCACCATGATCTGTCGCACGATCACCGTGATCTACACATCGATCGGCACTATCAGCCGgatcaccatcatcatcaccacCACCAGGCCAAGTCCGCTGTCTCCGGTGGATACAGCTATGGAGCTCCGGAGAAGCCGCGCCAGAAGTACCTGCCCCCCAAGGTGGCCCTCCCACCcccacctcctcctccacccAAGGCCACCTACCTGCCTCCCTCGAAGCCCGAGGTGAAGTACCTGCCCCCCGAACCGGTGGCCAAGTATCTGCCTCCTAAGGTCGCTCCCATCctgccaccaccaccaccacccccaGTTGTGGCTCCCAAACCCACCTACCTGCCTCCCAGTCAGCCGGAGACCAAGTACCTGCCTCCTCCGACGCCCGAAGTGCAGTACCTGCCTCCTGCACCAGTGGCCAGGTATCTGCCTCCCAAGGTGGCGCCCAGTCTGCCTCCTCCACCACCACCCCCACCAGTGGCTCCCAAGAAGGCTTACCTGCCTCCTGCCGAGCCAGAAATTAAATATCTGCCACCCTCGAAGCCGGTGGAGAAGTATCTGCCCCCCGCAAAACCAGTGGAGAAGTATCTGCCACCCCAGCCAGAAGTGGATTTCCACATCCCGATTCCATCCTACGCTTTACCCTTGGGTCCTGAACCAAGTCCCATCCAGGATGCCGATCCGGGCTACCACTACAAGCAACCACTACGTCGATTCAGGCAGTAG
- the LOC118877387 gene encoding uncharacterized protein, with protein MKFFILATCLLAFAAGDVSHLPLEVLEQHHEHGYGYDYPKPEVPFVITSTTEPPPPPPPTYLPPKPVPTYLPPPPPTTTTTTTTTTTTTPPPTPAPTYLPPPPPTTTTTTTTTPAPTPAPTYLPPPPPPPPRTTTTTTTTTTTPPPTPVPTYLPPPPPQPEPEPGYHYDAPAQEFIF; from the exons ATG AAGTTCTTCATTTTGGCCACCTGCCTGCTGGCTTTCGCAGCTGGAGATGTCTCCCATTTGCCACTGGAAGTCCTGGAGCAGCATCACGAGCATGGGTATGGCTATGATTACCCCAAGCCGGAGGTTCCATTTGTGATTACTTCTACGACGGAGCCACCACCGCCGCCACCACCGACTTATCTGCCTCCCAAGCCGGTGCCTACTTACCTGCCTCCTCCACCACCGACTACCACCACTACtacaaccaccaccaccacaactACTCCACCACCCACTCCCGCTCCCACTTACCTGcctccaccaccacccactaccaccaccaccactacAACCACTCCTGCTCCCACTCCCGCTCCCACCTACCTTCCTCCTCCACCACCACCCCCACCacgcaccaccaccaccaccactacAACGACGACAACTCCTCCACCGACGCCGGTGCCCACCTACCTGCCACCCCCTCCACCACAACCGGAACCGGAACCGGGTTACCACTACGATGCGCCCGCCCAAGAGTTCATCTTCTAA
- the LOC118877412 gene encoding uncharacterized protein, which translates to MRTSIISLFLLAICLLTRADVSQLVRSGNGFVYDVPKVTELELEVSNEFPTGEEFPQDAIPVAPSDAELGQAEELEEPVVIAESSATPSKKIHGYKYQVPSRRFKS; encoded by the exons ATG CGCACCTCGATAATCAGTCTTTTCCTGCTGGCCATTTGTCTTCTGACCCGAGCAGATGTCTCCCAGCTGGTGAGATCTGGCAATGGATTTGTGTACGACGTGCCCAAGGTCACGGAACTAGAACTGGAGGTCAGCAACGAATTTCCCACGGGCGAAGAGTTCCCCCAGGATGCCATTCCGGTGGCTCCCTCCGATGCAGAGCTTGGCCAGGCTGAGGAACTGGAGGAACCAGTGGTCATCGCAGAATCCAGCGCTACTCCCTCGAAGAAAATCCATGGCTACAAATACCAGGTGCCCAGCCGGCGCTTCAAGAGCTAA
- the NT1 gene encoding uncharacterized protein NT1 isoform X4, with product MKLLIAFALVAVASADVSHLFSQSNNLQEDGYHYGPPRAPVVIDVPYVPHESAPPTVVYEAPKPRPTPPRPVYTPTPAGVLKDDGYHYGAPSVKFEVKAPPPPPPKVEYLPPPPTKKVYVAPPVYVPPPTKKVVYTPPPPPPPPVYVPPPTKKVVVYTPPPPPPPKKVVYTPPPTGSLKEDGYHYGAPSVKFEVSAPPPKVEYLPPPPTKKVYVAPPVYVAPPTKKVVYTPPPPPPPPVYVPPPTKKVVVYTPPPPPPPKKVVYTPPPTGILKDDGYHYGAPSVKFEVKAPPPPPPPPKVEYLPPPPTKKVYVAPPVYVPPPTKKVVVYTPPPPPPPVYVPPPTKKVVVYTPPPPPPPTKKVYVAPKVEYLPPVQKGYSYPNDPQPSFNY from the exons ATG AAACTCCTGATCGCCTTCGCCCTGGTGGCAGTCGCCAGTGCAGATGTCTCGCATCTGTTCTCGCAAAGCAACAACCTGCAGGAGGATGGCTACCACTATGGCCCACCCCGCGCCCCCGTCGTCATCGATGTGCCCTACGTGCCACATGAGTCTGCCCCACCGACGGTGGTCTACGAGGCCCCCAAGCCCAGGCCCACGCCCCCTCGTCCCGTCTACACGCCCACGCCCGCTGGCGTCCTTAAGGACGATGGCTACCACTACGGTGCTCCCTCCGTGAAGTTCGAGGTCAAGGCTCCtcctccaccaccaccaaaGGTTGAGTACCTGCCACCCCCACCCACCAAGAAGGTGTACGTCGCTCCCCCAGTGTACGTGCCACCCCCAACCAAGAAGGTCGTCTACACCCCAcccccaccaccaccaccaccggTGTACGTCCCTCCCCCAACCAAGAAGGTCGTTGTGTACACCCCAcccccaccaccaccaccgaAGAAGGTCGTCTACACCCCACCCCCGACTGGCTCCCTGAAGGAAGATGGCTACCACTATGGTGCTCCCTCCGTGAAATTCGAGGTGTCTGCTCCCCCACCAAAGGTTGAGTACTTGCCACCCCCACCCACCAAGAAGGTGTACGTTGCACCACCAGTGTACGTGGCTCCCCCAACCAAGAAGGTCGTGTACACCCCAcccccaccaccaccaccaccagtgTACGTCCCTCCCCCAACCAAGAAGGTCGTCGTCTACACCCCAcccccaccaccaccaccgaAGAAGGTCGTGTACACCCCACCCCCAACTGGCATCCTGAAGGACGACGGTTACCACTACGGTGCTCCCTCCGTGAAGTTCGAGGTTAAGGCTCCtcctccaccaccaccaccaccaaagGTGGAGTACCTGCCACCCCCACCCACCAAGAAGGTGTACGTCGCTCCCCCAGTGTACGTGCCACCCCCCACCAAGAAGGTCGTCGTGTACACTCCTcccccaccaccaccaccagtcTACGTCCCTCCCCCAACCAAGAAGGTCGTGGTCTACACCCCAcccccaccaccaccaccgaCCAAGAAGGTGTACGTCGCTCCCAAGGTCGAGTACCTGCCCCCCGTCCAGAAGGGATACAGCTACCCCAACGACCCCCAGCCCTCATTCAACTATTAG
- the LOC108006639 gene encoding uncharacterized protein isoform X1, with amino-acid sequence MSYKYQMFCSQKNSLIVRLRMINMRVILVAFAVALLGVVGATSLSRTYLPPQVQVVRPQVISIPRVQVQPQIIQRQVIQPQNTYLPPAPRLVIPQVIPSYRPAAQVISVAAPRNTYLPPAQVISRPAPQLVTIARPVPQVISLAAPRNIYLPPQVIAPRNTYLPPQVIAPRNTYLPPQ; translated from the exons ATGTCTTATAAATACCAAATGTTCTGCTCGCAAAAAAACAGTTTAATTGTACGACTTCGAATGATCAACATG CGTGTAATCCTCGTGGCTTTTGCAGTGGCTCTGCTGGGAGTGGTTGGTGCCACTTCGCTGTCCAGAACCTATTTGCCACCCCAAGTGCAGGTGGTGCGACCCCAGGTGATCTCCATTCCGAGGGTTCAGGTTCAACCGCAGATCATCCAGCGCCAGGTGATTCAGCCACAGAACACCTATCTGCCACCCGCCCCCAGGTTGGTGATCCCGCAAGTGATCCCCTCCTACCGCCCTGCTGCACAAGTGATCTCCGTGGCTGCTCCTCGCAACACCTACCTGCCACCTGCCCAAGTGATTTCCCGTCCAGCTCCCCAGTTGGTGACCATTGCTCGTCCTGTTCCACAGGTGATCTCGCTGGCTGCCCCACGCAACATCTACCTGCCACCCCAGGTGATTGCTCCCCGCAACACCTATCTGCCTCCCCAGGTGATCGCTCCCCGCAACACCTATCTGCCACCCCAATAA
- the LOC108006639 gene encoding uncharacterized protein isoform X2, giving the protein MSYKYQMFCSQKNSLIVRLRMINMRVILVAFAVALLGVVGATSLSRTYLPPQVQVVRPQVISIPRVQVQPQIIQRQVIQPQNTYLPPAPRLVIPQVIPSYRPAAQVISVAAPRNTYLPPAQVISRPAPQLVTIARPVPQVISLAAPRNIYLPPQVIAPRNTYLPPQ; this is encoded by the exons ATGTCTTATAAATACCAAATGTTCTGCTCGCAAAAAAACAGTTTAATTGTACGACTTCGAATGATCAACATG CGTGTAATCCTCGTGGCTTTTGCAGTGGCTCTGCTGGGAGTGGTTGGTGCCACTTCGCTGTCCAGAACCTATTTGCCACCCCAAGTGCAGGTGGTGCGACCCCAGGTGATCTCCATTCCGAGGGTTCAGGTTCAACCGCAGATCATCCAGCGCCAGGTGATTCAGCCACAGAACACCTATCTGCCACCCGCCCCCAGGTTGGTGATCCCGCAAGTGATCCCCTCCTACCGCCCTGCTGCACAAGTGATCTCCGTGGCTGCTCCTCGCAACACCTACCTGCCACCTGCCCAAGTGATTTCCCGTCCAGCTCCCCAGTTGGTGACCATTGCTCGTCCTGTTCCACAGGTGATCTCGCTGGCTGCCCCACGCAACATCTACCTGCCACCCCAG GTGATCGCTCCCCGCAACACCTATCTGCCACCCCAATAA
- the LOC108006641 gene encoding skin secretory protein xP2 isoform X2, protein MKFFILTLAVVGCAVADSGYNYNAPAAAPAPVRSYSAPRQFAASAPAPVFQQAASAPAPVRTYVPPAPAASAPVQSFAPAPVAAPAPAPVFQQAASAPAPVRTYVPPAPVQHHAAASAPAPVQSFSPAPAPVAAPAPAPAPVFHAAESAPAPVRTYVPPAPQIHHAPAPQVHHAPAPQVHHHAAASAPVQSFSAPAPAPAPVQSFAPAPAFESSGPVFEAAASSHSAARSGYEYNQPAASQQGYKYKTVRRRVFKHRA, encoded by the exons ATG AAATTCTTCATCTTGACTTTGGCTGTGGTTGGATGTGCCGTCGCCGATTCGGGCTATAACTATAATGCTCCAGCTGCCGCCCCCGCACCCGTGAGATCGTACTCGGCCCCCCGTCAGTTCGCCGCCTCTGCCCCAGCTCCTGTTTTCCAGCAGGCTGCATCTGCTCCAGCTCCAGTTAGGACCTATGTGCCCCCTGCACCCGCTGCCTCCGCCCCTGTGCAGAGCTTCGCCCCCGCTCCAGTTGCTGCCCCAGCACCTGCTCCTGTTTTCCAGCAAGCCGCCTCTGCTCCTGCCCCCGTGCGCACCTATGTGCCTCCAGCTCCCGTCCAGCACCATGCCGCCGCCTCTGCTCCAGCTCCCGTTCAGTCCTTTTCTCCAGCTCCCGCTCCAGTGGCTGCACCTGCTCCAGCTCCCGCTCCAGTCTTCCACGCCGCTGAGTCTGCCCCCGCTCCAGTGAGGACCTATGTGCCACCTGCTCCTCAG ATCCACCATGCTCCAGCTCCCCAAGTTCACCATGCTCCTGCTCCTCAGGTGCATCACCATGCTGCCGCCTCCGCTCCTGTGCAGAGTTTCTCCGCCCCAGCACCCGCACCCGCTCCTGTGCAGTCCTTTGCCCCAGCTCCTGCCTTCGAGTCCTCCGGCCCTGTGTTCGAGGCCGCCGCCTCCTCCCACTCGGCAGCCCGTTCCGGCTACGAGTATAACCAGCCCGCCGCCAGCCAGCAGGGATACAAGTACAAGACCGTCCGTCGTCGTGTGTTCAAGCACCGTGCTTAA
- the LOC108006641 gene encoding skin secretory protein xP2 isoform X1, producing MKFFILTLAVVGCAVADSGYNYNAPAAAPAPVRSYSAPRQFAASAPAPVFQQAASAPAPVRTYVPPAPAASAPVQSFAPAPVAAPAPAPVFQQAASAPAPVRTYVPPAPVQHHAAASAPAPVQSFSPAPAPVAAPAPAPAPVFHAAESAPAPVRTYVPPAPQVHHAPAPQIHHAPAPQIHHAPAPQVHHAPAPQVHHHAAASAPVQSFSAPAPAPAPVQSFAPAPAFESSGPVFEAAASSHSAARSGYEYNQPAASQQGYKYKTVRRRVFKHRA from the exons ATG AAATTCTTCATCTTGACTTTGGCTGTGGTTGGATGTGCCGTCGCCGATTCGGGCTATAACTATAATGCTCCAGCTGCCGCCCCCGCACCCGTGAGATCGTACTCGGCCCCCCGTCAGTTCGCCGCCTCTGCCCCAGCTCCTGTTTTCCAGCAGGCTGCATCTGCTCCAGCTCCAGTTAGGACCTATGTGCCCCCTGCACCCGCTGCCTCCGCCCCTGTGCAGAGCTTCGCCCCCGCTCCAGTTGCTGCCCCAGCACCTGCTCCTGTTTTCCAGCAAGCCGCCTCTGCTCCTGCCCCCGTGCGCACCTATGTGCCTCCAGCTCCCGTCCAGCACCATGCCGCCGCCTCTGCTCCAGCTCCCGTTCAGTCCTTTTCTCCAGCTCCCGCTCCAGTGGCTGCACCTGCTCCAGCTCCCGCTCCAGTCTTCCACGCCGCTGAGTCTGCCCCCGCTCCAGTGAGGACCTATGTGCCACCTGCTCCTCAGGTCCACCATGCTCCAGCTCCCCAGATCCACCATGCTCCAGCTCCCCAGATCCACCATGCTCCAGCTCCCCAAGTTCACCATGCTCCTGCTCCTCAGGTGCATCACCATGCTGCCGCCTCCGCTCCTGTGCAGAGTTTCTCCGCCCCAGCACCCGCACCCGCTCCTGTGCAGTCCTTTGCCCCAGCTCCTGCCTTCGAGTCCTCCGGCCCTGTGTTCGAGGCCGCCGCCTCCTCCCACTCGGCAGCCCGTTCCGGCTACGAGTATAACCAGCCCGCCGCCAGCCAGCAGGGATACAAGTACAAGACCGTCCGTCGTCGTGTGTTCAAGCACCGTGCTTAA
- the LOC108006642 gene encoding collagen, type I, alpha 1a: MAIACLADVSHVKYRKHQRHHHSREHEDDDEESHYLPPQEEKEVEQPYYKKERHTSEVVYHKEDEPEEPKQYKEHHYEEPKKQRVDHYHHYDKKPEVKTQHIHYKHSKPQVRTDYPRDLFTPAATQVVYRRRRPSRILYASAPNSVFHTHTQINVQSQDSELNSLTRPDGAAGAQDPSGAQAPTGAQAPTGAQAPTGAQAPTGAQAPGFRPNCQFIGPGNVPPGCGPSDPLGAQLPASALAPTGGNLPASQPVPGGQLAVLGNGQRPPSRPGGYGGGYGGDKRLNFFVDPSLGAQLGAIGNAAAGNQQAAGGAGQLAGGGQLAGGAQLGAGQGFDPSFGAQAAAGAPFNPSFGAGQAQRPLQNQYDPNLQLGGPFDPSLGAQLGAGQGVSNQRPFDPSFGAQLGTGQGVPNQRPNAQAPFDPALGGQLGAAQGVPNQRPNPPAGAQLAAGQGAFDPNQGQFDPSIGAQLAAGQVPRLNNRRPPNRSNYQGLNVLNGNVFGQPHLQGPTNALGNQQDTNIIDGNFYSDPHHGHQRALVSVNQNQRSFLIPDDDDDVDDDGQAGGFLRFAASNRQSSYVVAPKKHRSHRSSSKRKDVDLGTSASQYDTDYREDGYHYQKPKHTFEF; encoded by the coding sequence ATGGCAATCGCCTGTCTGGCCGATGTTTCCCATGTGAAATACCGCAAGCATCAGCGGCATCATCACTCCAGGGAACACGAGGATGACGACGAGGAGTCCCATTATCTGCCTCCCCAAGAGGAAAAAGAGGTGGAGCAACCCTACTACAAGAAGGAAAGGCACACCAGCGAGGTGGTTTACCACAAGGAGGATGAGCCAGAGGAGCCGAAGCAGTACAAGGAGCACCATTACGAGGAGCCGAAGAAGCAGCGAGTGGATCACTACCATCACTATGACAAGAAGCCCGAGGTGAAGACCCAGCACATCCACTACAAGCACAGCAAGCCCCAAGTTCGCACGGATTACCCTCGGGATCTGTTCACCCCCGCTGCCACCCAAGTGGTTTATCGCCGGCGTCGTCCAAGTCGTATCCTTTATGCCAGTGCTCCCAACTCGGTGTTCCACACCCATACCCAGATTAATGTACAGTCCCAGGACTCGGAGTTGAACTCTCTCACTCGACCGGATGGAGCAGCAGGAGCACAGGATCCTTCAGGAGCTCAGGCGCCAACTGGAGCTCAGGCACCAACTGGAGCTCAGGCGCCAACTGGAGCTCAGGCTCCAACTGGAGCTCAGGCCCCAGGCTTCCGACCCAACTGCCAGTTCATTGGACCTGGAAATGTCCCACCTGGCTGCGGTCCCTCTGATCCCCTGGGCGCTCAGCTGCCAGCTAGTGCTCTGGCCCCCACTGGAGGCAATCTTCCTGCGAGTCAACCTGTTCCTGGTGGTCAACTGGCTGTTTTGGGAAATGGTCAACGACCTCCATCCCGACCAGGTGGCTATGGAGGAGGATATGGTGGAGACAAGAGACTCAACTTCTTTGTGGATCCCTCGCTGGGCGCTCAGCTGGGAGCCATAGGAAATGCAGCCGCTGGAAATCAACAGGCTGCCGGAGGAGCAGGTCAACTGGCAGGAGGAGGTCAACTTGCTGGAGGAGCTCAGCTGGGAGCTGGACAAGGATTTGACCCCTCTTTCGGAGCCCAAGCAGCTGCAGGTGCGCCTTTTAACCCATCTTTCGGAGCTGGACAAGCCCAAAGACCCCTGCAAAACCAATATGATCCCAATTTGCAGCTTGGTGGACCCTTTGATCCCTCTTTGGGAGCTCAATTAGGAGCTGGTCAGGGTGTTTCGAATCAGAGACCTTTTGATCCTTCTTTCGGAGCTCAACTTGGAACAGGCCAAGGTGTTCCCAACCAGAGACCCAATGCACAGGCACCATTTGATCCCGCTTTGGGAGGCCAACTTGGAGCTGCCCAGGGAGTTCCTAACCAGCGACCCAATCCTCCAGCAGGAGCTCAACTGGCCGCTGGTCAGGGAGCTTTTGATCCGAATCAGGGGCAGTTTGACCCCTCAATTGGAGCTCAATTGGCGGCGGGACAAGTGCCGCGCCTCAACAACCGTCGACCACCGAATCGATCCAACTACCAGGGCCTGAATGTGCTAAATGGCAACGTATTTGGTCAGCCCCATCTCCAGGGACCCACGAATGCGCTGGGCAACCAGCAGGATACCAACATCATCGATGGCAACTTCTACAGCGATCCCCATCATGGCCATCAGCGGGCTTTGGTTTCGGTTAATCAGAATCAGCGATCATTTCTAATAcccgatgatgatgatgacgtgGATGATGATGGGCAGGCTGGAGGTTTCCTGAGATTTGCGGCCAGTAACCGACAATCTTCCTATGTGGTTGCTCCTAAGAAACACCGTTCTCATAGGAGCAGTTCCAAACGTAAGGATGTGGATCTTGGAACCTCTGCCTCCCAGTACGATACTGATTATCGTGAAGATGGCTACCACTACCAGAAACCCAAGCATACCTTCGAGTTTTAA
- the LOC108020189 gene encoding uncharacterized protein, producing MKLFLVAFAVIAAVAADVSHLPSNEYLPPVQEQQIIASPSNEYLPPVVQEVEAAPAHELADDGYRYKTHRRVVLRRHRRDVNELSNEYLPPVAPSNEYLAPVEAAPETILTDDGYRYKTNKRVVVRRHRRDVNELSNEYLPPVQEAVAPSNEYLAPVEAPETVLADDGYRYKTNKRVVVRRHRRDVNELSNEYLPPVQAAAPSNEYLPPVAVEAAPETVLADDGYRYKTHRRVVLRRHRRDVNELPSNEYLPPVAAPSNEYLAPVEAAPETILADDGYRYKTNKRVVLRRHRRDVSHLPSNEYLPPVQAAAPSNEYLPPVSAPVQVAAPAPAPVQIAAPVQLAAPAPVEIEAEPAHELADDGYRYKTHRRVVYRRHRRDVNELPSNEYLPPVAAPSNEYLAPVEAAPETILADDGYRYKTHKRVVLRRHRRDVNELSNEYLPPVQDPVAPSNEYLAPVEAPETVLADDGYRYKTHRRVVVRRHRRDVNELSNEYLPPVQEAVAPSNEYLAPVENTVEVAPAHVLADDGYRYKTHKRVVIRRH from the exons ATG AAACTCTTCCTGGTCGCCTTCGCCGTGATCGCAGCTGTGGCTGCCGATGTCAGCCACCTGCCCTCCAACGAGTACCTGCCCCCCGTCCAGGAGCAGCAGATCATCGCCAGCCCCAGCAACGAGTACCTGCCCCCCGTCGTCCAGGAGGTGGAGGCTGCCCCCGCCCATGAGCTGGCCGATGATGGCTACCGCTACAAGACCCACCGTCGCGTGGTGCTCCGTCGCCACCGTCGTGATGTGAACGAGCTGTCCAACGAGTACCTGCCCCCAGTTGCTCCATCCAACGAGTACTTGGCTCCCGTTGAGGCTGCTCCCGAGACCATCTTGACCGATGATGGCTACCGTTACAAGACCAACAAGCGCGTGGTTGTCCGCCGTCACCGTCGTGATGTGAACGAGCTGTCCAACGAGTACCTGCCCCCCGTCCAGGAGGCCGTTGCTCCTTCCAACGAGTACCTGGCTCCCGTCGAGGCTCCCGAGACCGTCTTGGCCGACGATGGCTACCGTTACAAGACCAACAAGCGTGTGGTTGTCCGCCGTCACCGTCGTGATGTGAACGAGCTGTCCAACGAGTACCTGCCCCCTGTCCAGGCTGCCGCTCCTTCCAACGAGTACCTGCCCCCAGTGGCGGTTGAGGCTGCTCCCGAGACCGTTCTCGCTGATGATGGCTACCGTTACAAGACCCACCGTCGTGTGGTGCTCCGTCGTCACCGTCGTGATGTGAACGAGCTGCCCTCCAACGAGTACCTGCCCCCAGTTGCTGCTCCTTCCAACGAGTACTTGGCTCCCGTTGAGGCTGCCCCCGAGACCATCTTGGCCGATGATGGCTACCGTTACAAGACCAACAAGCGCGTGGTTCTCCGCCGTCACCGTCGTGATGTGAGCCACCTGCCCTCCAACGAGTACTTGCCCCCTGTCCAGGCTGCCGCTCCCTCCAACGAGTACCTGCCCCCAGTGTCTGCCCCCGTCCAGGTTGCTGCCCCAGCTCCCGCTCCCGTCCAGATCGCCGCCCCCGTCCAGCTGGCTGCCCCCGCTCCCGTCGAGATTGAGGCCGAGCCCGCCCATGAGCTGGCCGATGATGGCTACCGTTACAAGACCCACCGTCGCGTGGTCTACCGTCGCCACCGTCGTGATGTGAACGAGCTGCCCTCCAACGAGTACCTGCCCCCAGTTGCTGCTCCTTCCAACGAGTACTTGGCTCCCGTGGAGGCTGCCCCCGAGACCATCCTGGCTGATGATGGCTACCGTTACAAGACCCACAAGCGTGTGGTGCTCCGCCGTCACCGTCGTGACGTCAACGAGCTGTCCAACGAGTACCTGCCCCCCGTCCAGGATCCCGTTGCTCCTTCCAACGAGTACCTGGCTCCCGTCGAGGCTCCCGAGACCGTCTTGGCCGATGATGGCTACCGTTACAAGACCCACCGTCGCGTGGTTGTCCGTCGCCACCGTCGTGATGTGAACGAGCTGTCCAACGAGTACCTGCCCCCCGTCCAGGAGGCTGTTGCTCCATCCAACGAGTACTTGGCCCCCGTGGAGAACACCGTCGAGGTGGCTCCCGCCCATGTCCTGGCTGACGATGGCTACCGCTACAAGACCCACAAGCGCGTTGTGATCCGCCGCCACTAA